The segment AGGTGACGGAGGATCCCTCGACTCGGACTTCGGACACCCCCGCGAGCGTGGCGAGACCGTCGGGCATGCGCTCGAGATCGGCGGTGACCGTCGTGCGGGTCAGGTGTCGCATCGACGCCAGGGTCCCGGTGTCGACCGTCCGTCCCCCTCTCACGATCGTCACCGAACTGCACAGCGCATCCACCTCGGACAGGATGTGCGACGACAACAGCACCGTGACTCCGCGTCGGGCAGCATCTTTCACGCAGTCGCCGAAATGCTGCTCCATCAGCGGATCGAGTCCCGAGGTGGGTTCGTCGAGGATCAGCAACTCGACGTCGGAGGCAAGGGCGGAGATCAGCGCGACCTTCTGCCGATTGCCTTTGGAGTAGGTACGGGTGCGTTTACCGGGGTCGAGGGAGAACCGTTCGAGCAGTTCGGCGCGGCGGGCGGTGTCGATTCCGCCGCGCATCCGGCCGAGCAGATCGATCACTTCGCCGCCGGTCAGCGACGGCCACAGTGTCACATCACCCGGGACGTAGGCCAGGCGTCGATGCAGCGCCACGGGGTCGGCCCACGGGTCGCCGCCGAGCAAGCGCACCTGCCCCGACGTCGCGCGGACGAGCCCGAGCAGTACACGGATGGTCGTGGATTTACCGGCCCCGTTGGGGCCGAGGAAGCCGTGCACCTCACCGGTCGGCACGTGCAGGTCCAGTCCGTCGAGCGCGCGGACCGACCCGAACGTCTTCACCAGCCCGTCCACGGAGATTGCTTCGGTCATGACGTGGCCTCCAGATAGGTGTCCAAAGCCTGGGAGTCGGTGAACAACCCGTCGGTGTAGAGCTCGAGCGCAGGAAGGGTGATCTCGTCGCCGAGCGCGCTCAGGGCCTCGCGGAAGTCGACGTCGGGGCCGGCCATCTGCACGTACAACAGCAGTCCACCGACGTTCTGTCGCGTCAGAAATCGGGCGCGTGCCGCGGGGTCTCGGCTGGGGGTGAAACGACCCTCGCGGACCCCGTCGTCGATATAGCGGACGGCGTCGTCGACCATGTGCTCGAACAACTCTCGCGCCAACGTGCCGCCCGCGGAGAAGCTCCGCACGATGTAGGCGACGAGCGGCGCGTACTCGTCCATGCGAGCCAGTTGCTCCATCATTCCGGTGGGTGCCGCCGACGCCGCCTTCGACTCTCGGATCACTCGCAGGACATGC is part of the Rhodococcus sp. SBT000017 genome and harbors:
- a CDS encoding ABC transporter ATP-binding protein, which produces MTEAISVDGLVKTFGSVRALDGLDLHVPTGEVHGFLGPNGAGKSTTIRVLLGLVRATSGQVRLLGGDPWADPVALHRRLAYVPGDVTLWPSLTGGEVIDLLGRMRGGIDTARRAELLERFSLDPGKRTRTYSKGNRQKVALISALASDVELLILDEPTSGLDPLMEQHFGDCVKDAARRGVTVLLSSHILSEVDALCSSVTIVRGGRTVDTGTLASMRHLTRTTVTADLERMPDGLATLAGVSEVRVEGSSVTCTVENDALAATMHVLADAGVRGLVSSAPTLEELFLRYYA
- a CDS encoding TetR/AcrR family transcriptional regulator; this encodes MRTASEDLTTRARIRDTAIGVFGSQGFTAGVRSIATAAGVSPGLLNHHFGSKDGLRRACDEHVLRVIRESKAASAAPTGMMEQLARMDEYAPLVAYIVRSFSAGGTLARELFEHMVDDAVRYIDDGVREGRFTPSRDPAARARFLTRQNVGGLLLYVQMAGPDVDFREALSALGDEITLPALELYTDGLFTDSQALDTYLEATS